The sequence ATTTAGTTGGATCACCAACAAAAGAGCCTGAACCATTAACTTCTCGTGTAGACACACACTCAGATTGTTTTAAAGAAAATGAACATGTTTGGAATACAACTAAAGTCCCAAACGTGACTCCCGTAAGCAGTCCTGAACATTCATCGTTCACCACAACCGAACATAAAACATCTTCTTTGTCAAGTTCAGAGCTCGGTTTCTCTCCGTTTTTGGTAGCTGATCACGATTGGGATACAAAGAAAGATGAGTTTCTTGATGAATCTGATTCTGATACCAATAGCGAGAATTTGAGTTCTTCGCCATCACCAAGTTTATGTTCTCCATGGATGGCTGATGTTTATTGTTCTTCAGATgaattttttaaagaaaaaacttTTAAATCCAACGAAAAAATCTATAACAATCCGATTACGGATGCACTTCGTTTAAAATTCACCGAGCTTGACCACCAACTTGAAAAGTCAAACAAGAATATGAGGGAGATTATTCCAGTAACGAGACACCTACCTCCGAAATCTCCATCGCTTTGTACAATTTGTCAGCACAAAGCGCCTATGTTTGGGGTCCCACCAAAATGGTTCAGTTTTAGTGAGCTTGAAGACGCTACAGACGGGTTTTCGAAGACCAACTATTTGGCGGAAGGTGGGTACGGGTCGGTTCACCGAGGGGTTTTAAAAGATGGTCGAATGGTAGCGGTTAAACAACATAAGGTTGCTAGTACACAAGGGGATAATGAGTTTTTTTCAGAAGTTGAGGTTTTAAGCTGTGCACAACATCGAAATGTTGTGATGTTGATTGGATTTTGTGTGGAAGATGGACGGCGGTTGCTTGTTTATGAATATATTTGCAATGGTTCTTTAGATTCTCACCTCTATGGTACAAATCTTTATGTTTATCTACATTTAAAGGTGTCAATTTCAACCTATTCACTTATAAATGGGTTAATTTGGTTTACATTTAATCTTTGATCCATCTGATCCATCAAACAAGTCAAAGTaattacttaaccataaatgtgACGGTTGAAAATGGGTAAAACACGATAAAAAGTGTTTGTGGGTTGGTTTAACCCGAGTTGACTTGCTTTGACTTGCATTAAATTAACTCTGTTAAAATGCAGGTTGTGATCACGGTGTATTGGAATGGTCTGCACGACAAAAGATTGCGATTGGTGCTGCTCGAGGTCTAAGATATCTTCATGAAGAATGCAGAGTAGGTTGTATAGTTCATCGGGATATGCGTCCAAACAACATACTACTAACTCATGATTTTGAAGCTTTGGTATGTGTTAATGTTACCTTGATGTTGAAAATAAGATATACACTTTGACTTTCAAACTCAAACCTAATGAGATCTTGTTTTGAGGCCAGGTTGGAGATTTTGGACTGGCGAGGTGGCAACCAGATGGCGAAACGGGTGTGGAAACGAGAATAATTGGAACGTTCGGGTAACTACATAACATATATGTTAGAATTTATAGTTACACTTATAACAGTAAGTGCAGGTAGAAGTGTCAAAATGGGAGGGTTGGGTATTTCTTTTTTTGTTATGGTCAAACGGACCTATTCTTTTTGGATATGTCAAGAACTAACATCACGTATATTCTTTTctaacggtttttttttttttttttttgtatctcTTTTGGTAGGTACTTGGCTCCAGAATACGCTCAAACTGGTGAAATTACAGAAAAGGCGGATGTATACTCATTCGGGGTAGTGTTGGTTGAGCTGATTACAGGACGAAAAGCTGTTGATATAAACCGGCCCAAGGGCCAACAGTATCTTACAGAATGGGTACACTTCATCTTCTTTCTTTATTATTACgtagtattatttatttttttgttgtttttgAAGTTCATTGTTTGGTATTTTTGATGAACAGGTGCGGCCATTACTCGAAGAAAATGCCATTACTGAGTTGATTGACCCGCGATTAAAAGACAGTTACTCCGAGTCAGCTGTTCAATGCATGTCACAATGTGCCTCGTTGTGCATCAGACGGGACCCATATTCGAGGCCAAGGATGTCTCAGGTATGTACCTTAATATCCTTCCTTTCTCATCAGCTGTTTTTTATATAACCATTGTTAGTGATCATTATTTTACTTCTGGTTCGTTTTCGATGTAAGAAACGAATACTTAGGCCATTAATTAAACACCATTTTATTAATTTCATTCTAGAAAGAAAACAATTGAAGCGTAAAAAATGTCGTGATAAACGTACTTGGTATGAAAGGATTATAATCGATGATTTGATGAAGAACTCGGATGTAGACGAGGAGGATCTCAACGATTGTTCATGCTCGGGCTcggactcagactcagactcagatTCGGACTCGAACTCGGACTCATTGTAGATTATGTTTGGGCTTCGAATTGTGCAGTTGTAGGACGATTTGGAAATTATTCTCGCGACTAGCCCTATGCTTGTTAGTTTTTGGATCATTTGTGGTGGTTTGTCGGGGCAGTTTAGTCATTTTGGTCGTGATATTTTTCTAGTTTTGTCGCGGGGCTTAGTTAGATCGTTTTTTGTCTGAATGTGAGGTTTTTTTTCGTGGTTTATTTGTATTTGCTAGCTGCTTGCTAGTTGTTTGTTCTTTTTTATTGATAATATTTTACttcttattatttaaaaaaaaaaaaattattatcgtATGTATATGCATGCAGGTGCTCATGATGTTGGAGAATGATGATTTCAAGTGATTCTGGCCACATTTTTCAGTCAGACGGTTGCTGGAGCAGTAGTTTTAGTACAAATGGTTCATGGATTGTTGAGAAATAAACATGCTATGCATTTATTGGAAATTTGgaatacatgtacatatataattaaacataatttttttatatatatatgaccGTTGGATTTGGGGACCGTTAAAGGGGGACTTTGGGGAGGGTGGTGATGTACGGAATCTGAAGTGGTGTGGGCCGTGTTGCAGAATGAAGTGGTTCGAcctatttaattggttaaattgttTGGACCCAAAACAAAGGAGGTCTATGTATTGTTATTGGGCTCCACGGAACAGGCTAAATTCCAAACTTGCATATATGAATTTTGCTAATTATTTTACTTGTATAACATATACTCCTTAATACTAATTAAATCTTGTGCATATTCTTGAACTTACATATATCATTTTTCAAAAGGAAAACATATGCAGAGTGTCGGTAACCATCAACGATAAGGGATCTTATTCGATTTGAATTATGGATGTAGGGGTTCAATCGTTTATTTATTAAAATGCATGGGGTAAATATGTAACTTTTTTGTAAAATTTCAAAACTCGTCCCCAATGTCTCATTTTTCAGAAAAGTCTGCTTCAGCCCTCAGAGTACAGCGGCAGGTCGCCGTTGGTCTACTCCGGTCAATTTTCCGTCGAAGGCTCTGTACTATCCACTGtaaaactctctctctctctctctctctctctaaatttcatatctttttgacATCTTTTGTGTGTTTTTACAAAATAGTTAATGGTAATTAGTTTACGGATGTTCGTAAAGACATTAATGATACTGAAACAAACCCTAGTTTCATACATTTTTCTTCGGTTGTTCATCATAATTTGAGTTTAGGTCGGGTATGCTAATATATTAACTACTCcgaatgtaatataatatattctGATTCGTGCTTGCTAATAGCTGCTGAGTTAGCTTTTATCTACTTTGAAAAAAGTCGACAAAAAGTACTCGGTGACAATAGTAATTTATATTTTGCCAGAGTGATAAAATTATAAAAAGTAGAAATTAAACATAGTGATAGAAATCTATTACAGTAGCTTGTAGGAACACCGAACTGGGAGATAAATGCATATTGATGAGGTTATTTCAGTTTGTTAATTCAATATAATGTACAATGACGAGAGGTGGCAAGTCGGTGGGTTTGGTTGGGTAACGGTCAAAATCGGCATATCATATTATTTCTGTGATATTATTGATATTTTGAATAAAGTGATTTAGGACAATTGATGCACTATATAT comes from Rutidosis leptorrhynchoides isolate AG116_Rl617_1_P2 chromosome 4, CSIRO_AGI_Rlap_v1, whole genome shotgun sequence and encodes:
- the LOC139904334 gene encoding inactive protein kinase SELMODRAFT_444075-like: MMKRQKSSTVREHHAGERVVLIAVKATKEISKNALIWALTHVVQPGDCAKLLVLIPAHTPSHKLWKFSKFNSDCSTGQWKSHSGDIRDQRDDITESCAQMMLQLHNIYDSDKIKMKIKVISGTLAGAVAAEAKKTRTQWVVLDKNMKKEAKVCIDQLECNVVVMKKTRPKVLRLNLVGSPTKEPEPLTSRVDTHSDCFKENEHVWNTTKVPNVTPVSSPEHSSFTTTEHKTSSLSSSELGFSPFLVADHDWDTKKDEFLDESDSDTNSENLSSSPSPSLCSPWMADVYCSSDEFFKEKTFKSNEKIYNNPITDALRLKFTELDHQLEKSNKNMREIIPVTRHLPPKSPSLCTICQHKAPMFGVPPKWFSFSELEDATDGFSKTNYLAEGGYGSVHRGVLKDGRMVAVKQHKVASTQGDNEFFSEVEVLSCAQHRNVVMLIGFCVEDGRRLLVYEYICNGSLDSHLYGCDHGVLEWSARQKIAIGAARGLRYLHEECRVGCIVHRDMRPNNILLTHDFEALVGDFGLARWQPDGETGVETRIIGTFGYLAPEYAQTGEITEKADVYSFGVVLVELITGRKAVDINRPKGQQYLTEWVRPLLEENAITELIDPRLKDSYSESAVQCMSQCASLCIRRDPYSRPRMSQVLMMLENDDFK